Genomic segment of Campylobacter sp. MIT 99-7217:
CAGAAACGGAAAAATACGCTCATGTAACCTTCTTTTTTAATGGCGGAAAAGAAGATTTAGAAGTGGGAGAAAGTAGAATTTTAGTGCCTAGTCCAAAGGTGAAAACCTATGATGAAAAGCCTGAAATGAGTGCTTTTGAGGTTTTAGAAGCAGTAAAAAAAGGTATGGATAAGGGAGAGGATTTTATCGTTGTAAATTTTGCAAATGGCGATATGGTAGGACATACGGGCGATTTTAATGCTGCTGTGAAAGCTGTTGAGGCTGTTGATACTTGCCTTGGAGAGCTTGTGCAAAAGGCTAGGCAAGAAGATTATGCCTTTATCATTACAAGCGATCATGGAAACTGCGAGGCTATGCAAGATGAAAAGGGAAATTTACTCACAAATCACACAACCTTTGATGTCTTTGTTTTTGTCGAGGCAAAGGGTGTAAGCAAGCTAAAAGAGGGCTTAGGACTTAGCAACCTAGCTACTAGCGTGCTTAAAATTTTAGGACTTGAAAAGCCAAAGCAGATGAATGAGGCTTTGTTTTAAGGGCTTAAATTTACGAAATTAAGCTAAGATTATAAGAAATTTTACAAAGGAAGAAAGATGAAATTTAGTGGAAAAAATGTTTTGATCACAGGAGCTAGCAAGGGCATAGGAGCAAGCATTGCTAAGGTTTTAGCAGGTTTTGGCTTAAAGGTTTGGATAAATTATCGCTCAAAACCAGAACTTGCTGATAGTTTGAAGGCTGAGATTGAAAGTCTTGGAGGAAAAGCTGCTGTGATTTGCTTTGATGCAAGCGATGAAAAGGCTTTTGAAGAGGGCGTTAAAGTGATACTTGAAGCTGATTCAGAGCTTAGCTATCTTGTAAATAACGCAGGCATTACAGCTGATAAACTTGCTTTAAGAATGAGCCTTGAGGAATTTAACAAGGTGCTTAATACAAACTTAAATTCAGCATTTTTAGGGTGTCGTGAGGCTTTAAAAGCGATGAGCAAAAAGCGTTTTGGAGCTGTGGTAAATATCGCTTCTATCGTGGGAGAAATGGGAAATGCTGGGCAGGTAAATTACTCAGCAAGCAAAGGTGGAATGATTAGCATGAGCAAAAGCTTTGCTAAGGAGGGTTCAAGCCGTAATATCCGTTTTAACTGCGTAACTCCGGGCTTTATCAAAAGCGATATGACCGAGCTTTTAAGCGAAGAAGTTAAGGCAAGCTATCAAAAAAATATCCCACTTGGACGCTTTGCAGAGCCTGAAGAAGTGGCAAATGCGGTGGCTTTTTTGCTCAGTGATTATGCAAGCTATATCACAGGCGATACGCTTAAAATCAACGGCGGCTTGTATATGTAAAAAGAGCAAGTTAAAAGATATTTTATCTTTTAACTTAACAAAGCTAATTTCATGATATCAAGATACAAAATTAACTCCAAATTTGTAACGAATTGTCCTTACAAAAATATATTTTTTCTTAAGTTATAAAGGCTTATAAGAGGTGTTTTAAGGCTTCATTTGTTATAAAAATTTCACTGAGTAAATTTTGGAAAATAAATGTAAAATTTGGCTCATTAATTAATAAAGACTAAAATCTTCATTTCAAAAGGAGAATACAATGAATTTAAAAGATATAGAACAATTCCTAGATGAAAATGCCCCAGCGTTTTTGGCTACACTTGGAACATGCGGAAATCCTCGTTTGCGTCCTATGCAAAGTCCGCTTTTGTGGGAAAATAAAATTTATTTTTGCACAGCAAATACCAAAAATCTTTACAAGCATATCAAAGCACACAGCGGTATAGAGTTTTGTAGCTGTGCTAAAGATGGCACTTTTTTAAGACTTCGTGCAAAGGCTGTTTTTGAGGAAAATTTAGAAGTTAAAAAAGCTATGTTTGAAAAATATCCCTCAGTAAAAAATAAATATCAAGATATTAAAAATCCAACATTTGAGGTATTTTATCTTGATGAACTTAGTGCAAGACTTCAGTTTGTAAATGGAGAATTTAAAAGCTTTAAGCAAAACTAAAAAATACTCTTTAAGGATAAAAATCTTTAAAGAGCTTCTAAAAGATTATATTTTGTCTGCTAGCAAGGCAAAAGCTTACAAGTCAAGCCTTAAATTTAAAGCGTGTTGCCAAAACGCCGTTTCAAGACGCACGACAGAGTGAAAAATTTCACTTAACTTTTTAAATTTAGACTCATTAACCTGATCGCTATAAGAGTTTAAAAAGTCTTCAAATTCTTTTATCTCGCTTTGAAACTCAGCTCCTGCATAGGTTAAAATCCACTCTTTATAGGGGTGATTTTCTAAGCTTTTTTCCCCAAGCCTTTGATAAATTTCAGCACCTATCACTCCATAACCTATCGCACAAGCACTAAGAGCTGTAAGCATATCAAGAAAATCCCCATTTTGCCCCACACTTAGCATATAACGCGTGTAAGCGATATTTACAAGGCTTTCATCTTTAACGCTTAGTTTATCCGCCTCAATGCCAAGCTTTAAAATGCTCTTGTGAAGCTCAAGTTCGCCCTCAACGATATAGTTTTGAAATTTCATCGCAAAGCGAAGCTCCTTTGCGGTGTTTGCATTGAGTGCTAGCTGGGCATAGCATTTAGCATAATGAAGCAAATAAATATAATCTTGCTTTAAGTAAAATAAAAAATTTTCTTCTTTTAGGCTACCCTTTTCAAGCTCTTTTACGAATTCATGATGTAAATATCCGTCCCAAACCTTTGCATTTTCTTTAAGCAATCTTTGCCAAAGCATTGTTTCTCCTTGAAATTTCTTTGCAAAATCTTACAATAAAAAACTAAATCAAGTCAAAATTACTCTTTAAAGCCTTAAATTTAAACTTTCTTATGATACAATACCTTTTTCAAAAGGTAAGAACATGCGAGCTTTTAGTTCAAGAACAGCGAGTTTTACGGATTCTGTGATACGCAGAATGACAAGAATTTGCTTAAAATATGATGCTATAAATCTTTCTCAGGGTTTTCCGGATTTTGATCCTCCAAAGGCTATTTTAGATCGTTTGGCTGAGGTTGCTTACAAGGGTCCTCATCAATACGCCATTACAAGTGGAGCTAAAAATTTCAAAGAAGCTTTAGCTAAGAAACAAAGCCATTTCATGGGCATTGATATTGACCCTGAAAATATCCTAGTAACTTGTGGTAGCACTGAGGCTATGATGGCTACGATGTTAAGTATTGTTGATATTGGAGATAAGGTCATCGTTTTTAGTCCCTTTTATGAAAATTATGGTGCTGATGCGATTTTAAGCTCGGCTGAGCCTATTTTTGTGCCTTTAAATCCGCCTAAATTTAATTTCGATCCTAATGTTTTAGAAGATGCTTTCAAGCAAAATCCAAAGGCTATCATTCTTTGCAATCCCTCAAATCCCTGCGGTAAGGTTTTTAGCAAAGAAGAACTTGAGCTTATAGCTGGTTTAGCAAAAAAATACGACACCTTTGTGATCACTGATGAAGTTTATGAACATATCATCTTTGAACCCTTTGAGCATACTTATATGGCGTCTTTGCCTGATATGTTTGAAAGGACGATTAGCTGTTCTTCACTTTCAAAGACTTATTCTATCACAGGCTGGAGGCTTGGATATTTGATCGCTTGTAAGGAAGTGATCCAAAGAGCACACAAGGTGCATGATTTTTTGACCGTTGGAGCAGCAGCACCTTTGCAAGAAGCAGCCATAGTGGGCTTAAATTTCCCTGATACATACTATCATGATTTGCAAGTAAAATACACTCAAATGAAAGATATTTTTATCAACGGACTAAAAAGCTTAAATATCGAGTGTAACGAACCTGAGGGAGCGTATTTTGTCATGGTCAATATAGAAGAATTTGGCTATGAAAGTGATTTGAAATTTTGTGAGGATTTGATAGCAAAGGTTGGGGTTGGAGCAGTTCCCGGCTCTTCTTTTTTTAGGGAAAAAAATAATTCTTATATAAGATTTCATTTTGCAAAACAAGAAAAAACGCTTTTTGAGGCTTTAAACCGCCTTGAAAATATGAAAAAAATCATGAAAAAATAGGAACACAAATGGTTGAAGTAAAAAATTTAACTATGCGTTTTGGCTCTCATTTGCTTTTTGAAAATGTAAATTTAAGCCTTAAAAAGGGGCAAAGATACGGACTTATAGGAGCAAATGGGGCTGGAAAATCAACCTTTCTAAAGATCTTAAGCGGAGTGCTTGAAGCAAGTAGCGGAGAAATCGAATTTGATGCAGGCATTAAAAAAGCTAGCCTAGAGCAAGATCAATTTGCCTTTGAAGAACTAAGCATAATCGATGCTGTTTTAAGTGCAAATAAAAGGCTTTTTGAGGCTTTAAAAGAAAAAGAAAAACTCTATGAAAGCACTGAATTTACAGATGAAATCAATGAAAGATTAAGCGAGCTTGAGCTAATAAGTGCTGAAGAAGATCCAAATTATGACGCACCCACTCGCTGTGAAAAGCTTTTAAGCAGCTTGAAAATAAGTGATTTTAACGCCCCTATGAAAAGCCTTCAAAACACAGACAAGGTAAAGGTGCTTTTGGCTAGGCTTTTGTTTGTGGGTGCTGATGTGCTTTTTTTAGATGAACCTACGAACAATCTTGATTTGCAAAGCATTTCTTGGCTTGAAAATGAACTTTTAAGACATGAAGGAACCTTGGTTGTGATAAGCCATGATAGGCATTTTTTAAACCGAATTTGCACAAGAATTTTAGATGTGGATTTTAAAAATATAAGGGATTTTGCTGGAAATTACGATGATTGGTATATGGCTTCAACGCTTTTGGCTAAACAAGCTGAGTTAAAACGAGAAAGAGCCTTAAAAGAAAAAGAAGAGCTTGAAAGCTTTATAAGACGCTTTTCAGCAAATGCAAGCAAGGCAAAGCAAGCTACAAGTCGTCAAAAAGCCCTTGCAAAGATCGAACTTGAAGAGATTAAAATAAGCTCAAGAAGAGATCCTAGCATAGTTTTTAGGACAAATAGAGAAATAGGCAATGAAATTTGTGAAATAAAAGAACTTTCTAAGGCTTTTGATAAGGTTTTATTTGAAAATTTAAACCTAAAGCTTGAAAAAAATGATAAAATAGCCTTAATCGGTGCTTCAGGCGTTGGAAAAACGACTTTGGCTAAGATTATCGCAGGTTTGCAAACACCAGATAGCGGTGCTATACATTTAGGAGCGACCATAGAACTTGGATATTTTGCTCAAGATACAATGAACAAGATAAATGAAAATGTCAAGCTTTATGAATGGCTTATGAGTGAAAAGCACAAGGATTTAGATGAGATCAGAAAGTGCCTAGGGCGAATGCTTTTTAGTGGAAGCGATCAAGAAAAAATGGCTTTAAGTTTAAGCGGGGGCGAAAAACACCGCTTAATGCTTTCAAAGCTTATGCTTGAAAAGCCAAATTTCTTAGTGCTTGATGAGCCTGATAATCATCTTGACCTTGAAGCTATCATCGCACTCGGCGAGGCTTTGTATAATTTTAAAGGTGTGGCTATTTGCATAAGCCACGATAGAGAACTCATCAGTTCATTTGCAAACCGAATTTGGTTGCTTGAAAATGGCAAACTCGAGGATTTTCGTGGAACTTATGATGAGTATTTGCAAGGGAGAGAAAATGCGCACTTATAAAATTCGCTACACTGCTGGCTTTGGACACAACACCCAAAATCACAAAGGCTTTGGACCGACTATCTACATGGAAGAAACTATAGAGTATAAGAGCGATAAGGATTATTTTGATTATGTTGAATTTTATGAAACTTACTCAAAGATAGATGATACTTATTTTCATATCGCTTGGCTTGAAGATCGCCCTTTAACTCAAAAAGAAATCGAACAAAGAAATGCTTATAGAAAACTAAGAGATGAAAGATGTGAAAAAGCCAAACAAGAATACCTCAAAAACGCTGATATAGATCCTGAATACGCCCCAACTCATGGGGATTGATTACTTTAAAGGGGCTAAATTTAGCCCCTTTTTTAAATTTAGCTCTTTTTATTTTCTTGCTCGTATTTTTTGATGATCTCTTTTAAAGGCTTTAGATCATAGTTGATCACTTTTTCTTCAAATTTGGCTAAATATTCATCTATATTTTGTGGGGTTAAGATATGCTTTTGATCCCTTATAGCCTCAAGTTGCATAGAGTTCATATCAACATTATAATGCCCCAAATCCTTATAATTTCTTATATCATCACCATACGCCAAATCATCAAAGCCATAAACCTTGGCATTTTGATATTTGCTTGTTTCATTGACTATAAATTTAATCATTTGCTGATATTTTGCAAGATGATTTTCAAGCTTTGTGGCTTTATAGAAGGCTTTGTGATAGCTTGGGACTATAAGTTCAAATTGGATATGAGGATAAGCTTTGATATAAGAAAAAAGCTCCTTATTGATAAAATCCTCTTGTTTTTTTAAATCAAATTTCCTCACTTGGTTTTTAAAATCATCATTGGCATTTTTTAATAATTCTATATCATCTTTGCTTGGATATTTACCCTTAAACCAATTTTCAAGTCCTCCAAATCTTATAGCATTATCTTCAAAGCCTTCTATCCAGTTGTTAAAATTTTCTATCCTTCTTTTTGTTTTTCCTACACATTTTTCTTCTGTAGAATAAATTAGGGCACAAAAAATAAAATGTTTATGAAGATAAAATGCCATATTGTCTTTAAATGAGCCAAAAATTTGAGAACTTAACGAGGCTTCTAAAGGATCTATCAAAGCAAAGGCATCTAAAGAGCTAAGCACTCTTTGTATATTTTTATGTTTCAAAGCATAGTTAAAAATCACATTTCTATCACTAAAATGTGCTCCATTGATGGATAAATTTACCCATTTTCCGCCAAGCTTTGCCTCAGCTTCTTTAGGATCTGTATTTTGAAGCATGGAAGTTCCAAGTATAAGGCTATCAAAGTCATAATGATCGATTATATATCTTTCATGCAAGCGTTCTTTAAAGCTTAAAGCTCTAAAAAAGGGCTTATGAAAAAACATAGCAGGATCATAAACCCAAAGTAAAACGATAAAAGGTGCAAGCACGGTAAAGTTTAAAAACAAAACCCCAAAAACAAATTTTTTATAAACATTCATCATCTTGCCTTAAAAATTAAAATAAATAAATTCAGTATAAGTACTTGTCATCATACTAAGTAAAGCACTAAATAATAAAAGTGCGATAAAAATAGCCATTTTAAAACTTGCTTTGAAATTGTCTATTTTTTGAATGGAGTTTTTAAAAGCAAGGCAAAGTATGAAAGAAATGATCAAATAATACAAAAATTCATTATTCCCATCAAGCTTTGCAAAAAGTTCCCTAGTTCTCCACCATTTTTGTGGCAGTTCAACAAAACTTAGTCCAAACATGGATTTTAAGAGGCTTAGAGCCGAGCTTAAACTTTCGGCTCTAAAAAATATCCAAGCAAGACTTACGAAATTAAAGGTTAAAAACCAAGAAAAGATGATATAAATTTTGCTTTTTAAAAACTCTAGCTTAGCACCCTTGCTTTTTAAATGCTCAAGATAAAAACTATAAGCTCTATGAATAACCATAGCAAGACCATGCATGATCCCCCAGATCACGAAGCCCCAGCCAGCTCCGTGCCAAATCCCACTTAAAAAGGCTACGATGAAGAGATTGCGTAAATTGAGCCACTTTCCAAGGCGGTTTCCACCAAGAGGGATATAAAGATAAGCTTTTAAAAATCTTCCCAAAGTGATATGCCAAGTTTGCCAAAAAGTTTTTATGTTCAGTGCTTTATAAGGAGAGTAGAAATTTATCGGTAGCACGATACCAAAGAAAAGTCCAAGCCCTATAGCCATATCGCAGTATCCACTGAAATCAAAATAAATTTGAAAAGTATAGCTAAAAGAGCTTGCCCAAGCTTCGGCGATGTTTAAAACCTCTCCTTTTAAAGTTGCGTCAAAGCCTAAATTTGCATGCTTTGCAAAGGTGTCAGCAATGATTATTTTCTTAAACAAGCCTATGATAAAAATAACCAAGCCTTTTGCAAATTTTTCCCAGTCTAAAAATGTGGCTTTGGAGCTTAGCGTGCTGGCAAATTGGGGCATCATTTCTTTGTGATGAACGATTGGACCTGCGATGAGTTGAGGGAAAAAAGATATAAAAAGTGTATAGTCCAAAAAATCAATGCCTTGTTTTTTGCCCTCTTGCATGTCATTTAGCTTTATTTTAGCGTGAATATCTGCTAAAAAAGCAATTTGCTGGAAGGTAAAAAACGAGATCCCCAAAGGCAAGATGATGTGAGGTAAGGGGATATTAAAGTCTAAATTTAAGAGCTTTGAGAAGAGATTGAAATTTTCTAGAAAAAAATCTGTGTATTTGAAAAAGCCAAGCAAGGCGAGGTTAAAAACTATGCCAAGTATGAATAGGAATTTAGCAAGCCCCCCCCCCCTGTGAGCCTCGTAAATTCATGTTTGAGAGCAGTTTTAAGGCTAAAAAGTAATTCACAAGCACGGAAGCAAGCAGTAAAAACACGAGCTTAAATTCAAAATATCCATAAAAAAAGAAGCTTCCAAGCACCAAAAAAACTTTTGCCAAAATAAATTTTTTAAAATGCTTTAAAAGATAAAAGCCAAAAAGCATGATAGGCAAAAAGGCAAAGATAAAAACAGCTGAACTAAACAGCATTTAAGATCCTTAAAAATTTATACAAGCTATGATTATAACATAAAAAATCGTTTTTTGAAAATGGGCTAAAATTAAGTATTTTATCAATTTTTAGAAAAATTTTAAAAGATGCTAAATTTGGGAACAAAATTTGCTTGTAAATCTTTGCATATTTTGGAAAGGAGAAAAGACTATGCAAGTAAATTACAAAACCATAAGTTCCATGGAATTTGATGTTTTAAGCGGAACTTATAAAAAGGTCGATAAGGAAGTTGAAGATACTTCGGGTGCTTTGTTTGCTAATTTATTTGAAGCAGGCAAAGAAGAAAAGACAGAAGCTAAAGAAGCCTTGCAAACTTCTTCAAACACAGCTTCAAGCTCTTCAAATTCACTCTTTGACAATCTTGCTTCAAATGTGCAAACACTTCGTTTTAGACAAAACGAAAACGAGGTTTTAAAAGCTCAAGAAGAGCTTAAAAATGCGGATTCAAATCTTAATGATTTGCTTTCCTTAGTTTCTTAAGCAAAAGCCCTTTTTAAAGGGCTTTAAAAGAAATTTTCTATGCGTTTTCGCATGGAGTTTTCATCGTTTATTTGGTTGATCTCATTTCTAAAGCTTGTTGCAGCTTCATAGCCCTTAGAATACTCATGCAAATGCTTTCTAAAGATACTTATGCCTTGCTTTTTATAATGTTTAAGCATTTCTTCAAAATGCGTTAAAATGATCTGCTTTTTCAAAGCCTTATCCACACTTTTGCCGTTTTTTATCTCAAGAAAGATCCAAGGCTTGCCAATGCTTGCTCTTCCTATCATCAAGGCATCACATTTACTTTGGCTTAATGCTAAATTTGCATTTTGGGCGTTGATATCTCCATTTGCTACGACAGGGATATGAACGCTTTGTTTAGCCAAAGATATACTTTCCCAATCTGCCTTACCACTATAAAGCTCCTTTCTTGTGCGTCCATGAACGCTTACAAAATCAGCCCCAGCTTCCTCGCAAGCCTTAGCTATCTTATCAGGATATTTTTCATTAAAACCAAGCCTAAATTTAACACTTGTAAGTTGTTTTTTGCTGTATTTTTTGATAGTGCTAACAAGAATTTTAAGCTTTTGTAAATCTTCGAGCAAGGCAGAGCCTGCATTTTGCTTTGTTACCTTTGGCACAGGACAACCGCAGTTAAAGTCTATGCCGTCGATAAAGTCCATGTCATTGAGCATTAAAACGGCTTTTTTGATAACTTCTTCATCGCTTCCTGCAATCTGCACTATAAAGGGCTTTTCAAGCTCGGCTTTTTCAAGCATTTTAAGGGTTTTTGCACTTTCATACACAAGGGCATTTGAGCTGATCATCTCACTTATCGTTACATCAACGCCAAATTTTTTTACCACATTACGAAAGGGCAGATCACTAAAACCTGCCATAGGTGCTAAGAACAAAGGCTTTTTGCTAAAATCAATCATTGAATAAAGCTAAACAAATCAATCTTTTTCTTATGCTCTCTAGCAAGTAAAACTATCCTAAAATCCTGAAATTTGCTCTCATCATTTCCAAGCTCAAGCCTTAGCTCATCATACATAGAAAGTTCAGCCAAAACAAATAAATACGCCCTTAAAGCCTCTATGTTTTCATTTTTAAATCTTTTAAAAATGCTGATGATAGAATCAGGATTAAGCTTTTTAACGCCTATTTTAGCAATTTTTAAAAACTGCTTTTCATCAAAGGCATTGTCCTTCATAAAGCTTTCAAAATCAGTGCCATTAAGCTCTAAAGAACCCTCATCAAAACGCCTAAAAATAGCACAAATTTGTTCGCTATTTTTGCTTGCTTTTAAAGCTTTGATCTGTTCTAAATTTCCACTTGTTAAAACCTTATCAAAGGCTAAGATATCAAGTTCATCTTCAAGCTCTTTTTTGTTTTTGATCCTTGAATATGCGTAGTTTATGTCATTTAAGATATGATTTTTTTCATTAAGCAAGGATAAGGCGTTATCGCTTGGAAGTTTAAATTTTTTAAGATTAGCTGTTTTGGTTTCTTTAAGCTCACTTAAAATATCTAAAATTTCATTAAATTTATCAAAATCTGGAATTTTTTGATGTGTTAAAAGGCTGGAACTTAAAGCGGCTGCATTTTTAAATTCTTTCGTTTTGAAAAAAATATGACTTTCTTTTTGCAAGAGCAAATCAAGAGCAAAAAGTTCAAATTTCTTAGCATCACTAAAGAAATTTTTGTATTTTAAATACCTCAAAAGTCCGTAAAAACTCATATGCAAAACTGCTGCAATAAACAAAAGCACAACAGGAAGCAAGATCCAAACCACGACCGGCAAGACAATATCATAAGCTCCAAGCGTTAAGGTATAATCTTGAGAATTTACATTAAAAACAAAAGCTCCTAAAATGACGATATAAAGCAAGCTAGCAAAGATAAAAAGTTTAATTTTCATTTATAATCCTTTTGATTTTTCATATTTTTCACGGCAATTTATACAATACCTTGCGTGAGGCTTGATTTTAAGCCGTTCTATGTTGATTTCTTCTTCGCAACCCTCACAAATTCCGTAATTTCCTTTTTTGATCCTAAGTAAAGAATTTTCTATGTATTCAAGTTCTTGTTTGAGGTTGTGATCTATGGTTTCTTCTATTTGCGAACTTGCTGTGATAACTGAAAAATCAATGTTATCATTAGGTTCGCTGTTATAAAGATCTTCTATATCCTTGTTTGTTTGGTAAAGTTGGTTTAAAATTTCTTGTTTGCGACTTTCTAAAATTTCTTTAAATTTTTCAAGCTGTTTTGTGTCCATTTTCCTTCCTATTTATGATATGGGTGTTTGTATTTGATACAAAATCCACGATAAATTTGCTCTAAAAGTAAAATTTTTACAAACTGATGTGCTAGGGTTAAGCGACTTAAAGAAAGGGCAAGATCAAAGCTTTTGATAAATTCTTCTTCCAAGCCAAATGCCCCACCTATAAAAAATGAAAGTTCATTTTTGTCACTAAGTAAATTTGAAAACTCAAGGCTGTTTAGCTCTTTTCCTCTTTCATCAAGCACCACACAAAAGCCTTTTTTATAAGGCTTTAACTGCTCTTCATAACTTTTTTTAGCTTCCTTAGCTCCGATCTTTTGGGCATTAGCTATTTTGTTATTAAACAAAGAAATATCTTTTAAAAGAGCAAATTTAGAGATAAATTTGATGTATTTTTCTTCACTTTCTTTAAATTCTAAAGAATTTTTTTGTATGGAAAAGACATTGATTTGCAAGATTAAGCCTTAGAGAATAATTTTAAAAAATCACTAATGAACTGCTTTTGCTCGCTTCTTGGGACAATGCTATCGATTAACCCATGTTCAAGCAAAAACTCTGCTCTTTGAAAGCCCTCTGGCAGATCAGCACCTATGGTTTGTTTGATCACTCTAGCTCCTGCAAAGCCTACCAAAGCACCCGGTTCAGCGATAATGATATCGCCTAAAAAAGCAAAAGAAGCTGAAACCCCACCCATAGTAGGATCAGTTAAGACGCTGATAAAAGGAAGTTTTTCTTTGTCTAAAAGCTTTAGTGCTGCACTTGTTTTGCTCATTTGCATTAAAGAAAAGGTGCTTTCTTGCATTCTTGCTCCACCTGAAGCAGAAACGATAACAAGAGGAGTCTTAGCCATGATAGCTCTTTGAACAGCACGAACGATCTTTTCGCCCTCAACCGAACTTAAACTTCCTCCCATGAAAGAAAAATCAAAAACCACGAGCTGAGTTTTTATCCCATCTATCAAGCATTCTCCACTGATCACAGCACTTTTGCGTCCTGTTTTTTCTTCACTTTCGCTCAAGCGTTTTTTATAAGACTTACTATCGACAAAATTTAAAGGATCAGTTGCCTCTAAATCAGCGTCAAATTCAACAAAGCTTCCCTCATCACTAAGAACTTCTATCCTCTTTAGTGGAGAAATTCTCATATGAAAACCACATTTTGGACAGACATTAAGACAAACTTGAATTTCTTTATAATACATCAAAGCATGGCAATTATCACATTTTACCCAGTGATTTGGAGCTTCACTTGGGTTTGCTTGCTTGCGTCTGATACCTGAAAACATCTCTAAAAAGTTCATCACTCTACCTAAATTCTTTAATTATCAAAGTCTATTATAACAAAAAAACTTTATCTTTTTGCTTAGTTGCTAAAACCTTGTTCCTAGCGTGAATTCAAAGCTATTTGTATCATCATTTTCTTTAGCATTTAAAGCTTTTGCAAAGATGAGTTGCAAAGGACCGATAGGAGTAATCCACTCTATAGCAACACCTGTGCTATAACGATGAATACTCTCATGGACATTTAAATTTTCTTTGCCATTAATACCATAATCAAAAAACAAAGCCCCTCTTAACTTGATCCTATCTATAAGAGGAAAGGAAAGCTCAGCTGAATTAGTAAAAGCAATAGTTCCACCATATTCGTAACCATAGATATTTTTAGGGCTGACACTCCTGCTATCAAAACCACGGATAGAATTGATACCGCCTAGATAAATTCTTTGATTGATAGGTAATTTTCCTCTATCCCAAACCTTATAAAAATTTGCCTTATAACGATAAATCAAATCCACATTGATAAAATCTTTTAATCCTTGATAAAAATTAAAACTTGTACTTGAGGAAATAAATTTTTGATCTCCGCCAACTCCTGCAAATTCCAAAGCTGTTGAGGCGATAATCCCGCTTCTTGGCAAATAATAATCATCTGTGTTGTTAAAGCCTATGGACGGAGTAATAGAACTTTTTGTACTTCTTCCAAGCTCATAGCCTGTAGCTAAAAGAGTATCTGAAAGTGCGTAAATATCATCTTTTTCAAAATTATAAGTGAGTGCAGCATGATAATATCTTGCAAATTGGCGTCCTAAAGTTACATCAAAACCTCGGTTTTTTTCACTATAATTGTTCCAGTCATAGTCATTTGCATATAAATTCCCACCCAAACTAAACTGCGAATCCCTTAAACGAGGATTTGTAAGCCCTATACGACCTGAAAGCGTGGTATCACTTTTGTCAATGCTGATGATACTTTTCATTCCTGAACCAAAAATATTGCTATCAGATAAGGAAGCATTTAAAAGTAAGCCATCAGTTGAGCCATATCCAATACCTCCTGAAATAGATCCTGTTGAAGCCTCTTTAACCTCAACGATCAAATCAAGCTCAGTATCGCTTACTCTTTGTTCTTTTATCTGCACATCATCAAAATATGAAGTTCTTCTTAAGGCATTGCTTGATTCTGTAAGA
This window contains:
- a CDS encoding ABC-F family ATP-binding cassette domain-containing protein, coding for MVEVKNLTMRFGSHLLFENVNLSLKKGQRYGLIGANGAGKSTFLKILSGVLEASSGEIEFDAGIKKASLEQDQFAFEELSIIDAVLSANKRLFEALKEKEKLYESTEFTDEINERLSELELISAEEDPNYDAPTRCEKLLSSLKISDFNAPMKSLQNTDKVKVLLARLLFVGADVLFLDEPTNNLDLQSISWLENELLRHEGTLVVISHDRHFLNRICTRILDVDFKNIRDFAGNYDDWYMASTLLAKQAELKRERALKEKEELESFIRRFSANASKAKQATSRQKALAKIELEEIKISSRRDPSIVFRTNREIGNEICEIKELSKAFDKVLFENLNLKLEKNDKIALIGASGVGKTTLAKIIAGLQTPDSGAIHLGATIELGYFAQDTMNKINENVKLYEWLMSEKHKDLDEIRKCLGRMLFSGSDQEKMALSLSGGEKHRLMLSKLMLEKPNFLVLDEPDNHLDLEAIIALGEALYNFKGVAICISHDRELISSFANRIWLLENGKLEDFRGTYDEYLQGRENAHL
- a CDS encoding pyridoxamine 5'-phosphate oxidase family protein produces the protein MNLKDIEQFLDENAPAFLATLGTCGNPRLRPMQSPLLWENKIYFCTANTKNLYKHIKAHSGIEFCSCAKDGTFLRLRAKAVFEENLEVKKAMFEKYPSVKNKYQDIKNPTFEVFYLDELSARLQFVNGEFKSFKQN
- a CDS encoding pyridoxal phosphate-dependent aminotransferase, whose protein sequence is MRAFSSRTASFTDSVIRRMTRICLKYDAINLSQGFPDFDPPKAILDRLAEVAYKGPHQYAITSGAKNFKEALAKKQSHFMGIDIDPENILVTCGSTEAMMATMLSIVDIGDKVIVFSPFYENYGADAILSSAEPIFVPLNPPKFNFDPNVLEDAFKQNPKAIILCNPSNPCGKVFSKEELELIAGLAKKYDTFVITDEVYEHIIFEPFEHTYMASLPDMFERTISCSSLSKTYSITGWRLGYLIACKEVIQRAHKVHDFLTVGAAAPLQEAAIVGLNFPDTYYHDLQVKYTQMKDIFINGLKSLNIECNEPEGAYFVMVNIEEFGYESDLKFCEDLIAKVGVGAVPGSSFFREKNNSYIRFHFAKQEKTLFEALNRLENMKKIMKK
- the tenA gene encoding thiaminase II, which encodes MLWQRLLKENAKVWDGYLHHEFVKELEKGSLKEENFLFYLKQDYIYLLHYAKCYAQLALNANTAKELRFAMKFQNYIVEGELELHKSILKLGIEADKLSVKDESLVNIAYTRYMLSVGQNGDFLDMLTALSACAIGYGVIGAEIYQRLGEKSLENHPYKEWILTYAGAEFQSEIKEFEDFLNSYSDQVNESKFKKLSEIFHSVVRLETAFWQHALNLRLDL
- the fabG gene encoding 3-oxoacyl-ACP reductase FabG; this encodes MKFSGKNVLITGASKGIGASIAKVLAGFGLKVWINYRSKPELADSLKAEIESLGGKAAVICFDASDEKAFEEGVKVILEADSELSYLVNNAGITADKLALRMSLEEFNKVLNTNLNSAFLGCREALKAMSKKRFGAVVNIASIVGEMGNAGQVNYSASKGGMISMSKSFAKEGSSRNIRFNCVTPGFIKSDMTELLSEEVKASYQKNIPLGRFAEPEEVANAVAFLLSDYASYITGDTLKINGGLYM